TATAGCCTATTTGACAAAATCCCATTTGCGTAAAAATGGATACAAACTATTCTCCCAGATATtctaatacagggtgagtaaaaaaaagtgctgtagagaaaagaatccatttttatttaaaaaccgGGTTGaacattttaagttttaaaacattttatagataacatatccattagtgatattgtgtgaaaaaatgaaggaattagcattttaaagttttgtttttatgacacattttatagcgatacccaattttaatgtttgtccaagagacttctaaaatttgaatgtcagctcaCCTTGTGTAAGGTagttttggaacaactgccattttcttaacctcattggcattgaaataatatggaacacccaaagtgttattgcccttggtcttgtgtAAGTAGAagtaacattatttgttgttattttcatttttcctTTACTTTatagatgtttattctctatcaaaaacatataaatttgttgttgggtttttcaaatgtcgaaatgaaatgcgcgtaaATTGAGGTGGAGtgaaaatatccagtaagttggacatattggggttaaaaaaaactggagttggagtcgagtgaggtatggaggacttaaagtaatattagaatgtttgtttgaacagaaaaagaaattaaagtagcgcaaaaatcaaccttatttaagtttaagtcagtttcagagctggtgcctttatcgtgcactgtgtgctctcattcaaaatacatggtacctcgtggacaaataatgaaactgggtatcgcagcaaaaggactcataaaaattaaacggtagtagcgagtcactttattttttcacagaaggtgactattgactgtggcatttataaaaacgtTCAATAATGGGACAGTTCAActtcgttcttacataaatatcgattctttgctctattgcactttttttgactcaccctgtactatctgcgatgtcaaggTCAGAAgaaagatgataaataaatataaatgccATTAAATCCTATGGAATTCTACCTAATATTCtaactctttgctgtgtaacatgctaactagactaTTTTATTTCTGAAACCTCTAAACTTACATATACACATCAAGCAAATAGCTTAATAGGTCGTACACCCGTGGGGCCCGACGCATAATTTGATAAATTTGAAAGCTTTGGAATCGAATTAATTGTTCTCCTTATACGATCCTATAGGGTCATGGGGGGTCTTTATGAGGGTCACGGTCAAATGACTGCTTGCCAGACAACAcgttcgagttcagcatacccaaattaacagaAACCAGCTGGTTCCCAACTTTTACCCAGATTTTCCTGTTGGaatgttattttttataaaaatagaaCCAGACTGTTATAAATTTAGAAAACATGTTTCCAAATAGTTAAGGGTTCAAAAAATACCCTCCTCTAAaactacaaaacatttctttgcgttaaacttgacatacatttcgttgatttgaaaaatttaaaacccCATGAATAAATGAATCATTTCTCCCTACTCTCCCAAAGCTCCGTCATTAAAAAGtcgttttgttttggccaaaaataatcacattttccaaaaatgatgctttcagaaaaagttgcacttttccacatggCTTGGACAAAAACAttcttttgattgatttaatggaacattattttgattgatttaatggcgtttttgttttctttattttgtatgTATAAGGTAACTCAGCCACCCATGCAATCATATTGCAgtttaaaacaatgattcattgacatgtacgggttgTTTCTGGAatattttattgagccggtgtttttaaaatggtgACAAGTTACAATTTACAGTTACTAAACATTTCTTTGTATTTCCTTGCATTTATTTTGTAgatttgaaaaattttaaaacctgtgaatagagacATCTTTTTTCCTACCCTATCAATGTTACCCCTTTTCAAAATGCTTTTgttttgaatattaacatttgtcaaaaatgatgctttaaaaaagctgcatttttcaacatcctatacatgtaatgtacaatacatcctcgatatcaatgttatgattgacttaattgttttgttttccatcaccactctgtctctgatcccttagTCACTAGTGCAACCATCatttagtgcaaaataatgattcgttgaagATAATTTTGGCATAAATGGGGATCTTGAAAATTACAAgggaccgtttacaaacacttgttgggggcctgatgcaGAAAGGGTGAGCCCTGAAAATGTTTGCACCTCCTAAGGGGCAAGGACcctgaaaaatgaccacaaattttccctgGGAAATTGAATTTATATGCTTTTTTATGGGGTTGATCCATAATGTCAAAAAAAAGGAGCTGAATTTTCTGTAAAGGAGGGCCctgaaaaatgttcgcgatgatTATTTTACATTAGCCCCCCtaataagtgtttgtgaacggtccccaaacGTAAAAGAAGCCCCAAAGTTGAAACATATTCTTTGGGGCTTTATTCTGTTTaccaacaaattaaaaatttagatCTCTTTACAAATTCTTTTACAAATTTCATAGCTAGTGAAGGAGACCATCCAAATCaagaactaaatcgcgatcaagtAAAATATTTCCatccttatacaacgccctcatttgaTCAAAAGTCACCAATGGTTTACAAAAGGGCACGTCCAACATCACggaaattggagcaactttgacttttgatacATAAAAATCAAGCAAAGTGTCACACTTCGAACATTCCAGGTTAGCTGTATTCATTGTGCTGACAGTCagttaaacttttggaaattgcaTGAACTTACGTTTGAGTCCTTTCATAGAATTATGGCCCAACTATATAGTTGACAACGTCTGGTGTCTGCTAACAAATTATTATAACGTTCCTTTTTGGAAAGAAGTCATATCAGATTATGGTTAATGGGGTGATCATTACCATCTATATTAAATAAGAATGAAGAAGCTGAGTACTTTCAGTAGgagaaaaaatatcaaaacaaaagaatTGATTAGAATTCAAAAATAGAGCTTtccataaatgggaccaagtttgaaTAATGATAAAGACACAAAGAATTCTTGCAATGTTTTTAGTAGATAGTGTTCTCCGATGGCTTGTTAGAAatatgtttcttttcttttcttttacttttAGAGACAAGGATTGATCTGACTTGGAGGAATCAGAAGGCAAATTCGAAAATGTACAAGGCACGAGTTTTAGTCTTGTTACTACTTGTAGCAGCTGATGCTTCTGTAATGGCTAAGAAAGAAGGACAAGGAGaaggacaagggcaaggacaaggacaaggacaagggcaaggacaagCACAAGGACATGGACATGGACACGGACACGGACATGGACATGGACACGGACGTGGACATGGATCTGGGTCTAGTTCTGAACCTAGTTCTAGTTCTAGTTCTAGTTCTGAAGAAAATAATTGCGATCCTAACCCGTGTCAAAATGGAGGTACTTGTACAGATGAAAACACTTCTTACACCTGTACATGTGCGGTGGGCTTCACTGGAGTCAACTGTGAAACACGTAAGTTTAATATTAAGCTTTATTTCACTAAACACAAATTGGATAAAGGCTCAAAGAACAATGATTTGTAAACTAATGCGATTCTAATGAGGTGGTTGCCGATCGCATAAATACATGAGTATATAGTTCAAAAGCGACTTGCAGGTTATTAAATGATTGtgattttaataaaatatcaACATTGGTATCCGGTATCCGGTATATTTGTCGCTGGATACAGACTGCATTTGCatatcactaagccaactagctatttgctgttagaagtttgatagtagtccttgatattgctgaatagaataaatcaatagcTAATTCTTTTAGCTAAAGACAAATTAGATAAAGGCCCAAAGAACGACGATTTGCAGGCGGCGAACGGCATGATGGGCGGAGAGAGACGACATAACCGCTCAGCCGCATGGCATTTTTATActctcggttagttttgtggggttaattatcgaaccccaacggttttagcttgtattaatattatttattaacataggcctacttgtttgtgatattttaagcgttttaaaatgttcaaaataatcGCATTCAAATAATACGGTTGACAACAGAAATGTACTGAaattagagaatgcacggcgtttCACCACCTTGTTAAATTGACTAAAAAATCAACACTGCGGAAAGACATTTTAACGCGGGAGTACAGATGGGGTCAATAGGTTACATagcactaataggcctgggcgatacatggaattACGACgcgtaactatttgtttgcatgacatctgaaaagactgcattaaaatcgctgaaattgatcaagctatatagccaaaaagtattttttttagaGTTTGGTGcatcaaaatggtatattttttctcattatatgacatttttgttgtaatagtacaaaaattcatacggacggcttcagtttttagtgaatattcgccctaccatattataactttcagcttcgagggcgcactgtcattttaaggtgtttacggttcagtgcgttaaaacatgAAAAGTCTCagtctcaagttataagcaaaaaggtcaaatgtcaaggtTAGACCCCCGGGGTTAGACCTCTACAGGggccaaatttgaaaacttgctccgaTTGTTGTCAAAATGGTATCAAATTCTTCCTCTTAGCATACTAGTCAATAATAGGATAGGTGTTATATAATGTAGGAAGTTTGCTTCACAGGCAAATAGGTCAAGACCATAAAGCTCCATATCAAACGTGTACATAGACCTTTTGACTGACCAATTTGTGGGTGTAACCTTGGGAAGCAAACTTTCTACATCTGTGAATcttattatgaattattatgacgagaggaagaatttgagaccattttgacaaaaatcggagcaagttttcaaatttggccCCTTTAGAGGTCTAACCTTGACATTTGACCGTTTTGCTTGAGAACCATActtcacagataggtcaaactatactttttctgaatccttgtgaccagaGAAACACTTTGGCATGGTTTATAActcaatttgagcaactttgaatttttCCCTGTATTAATAGTGTCCATTCacatatgagaaaattccacccgaaattagccactttcccattgaaacctgtgtaatacataattagtggtacaATTATGCAAGTGAAGTTGTCAAACTCTATGGTTTTTAAGTTTGAATATAGAGGAGCACATGGTCGACGGAAGAAGGAGGTCAGCAAATTTCACTCACATTAGGTCTGTGGCATTCCTATGATAAACTCATTCTCCCAaagctaaattaaaaaatatgcatatttcacTACTTTGTCCggccatggaagaaagagataagaaggaaccacaacgaacgcattcactttgtccactccctttaccgacatttaattgacattgttattcatgaggatttactttgatcaataccccgcgttaaataggtgattggtattgtactccatgtatttacatgtcttctggagcgtgtctgaaggatgatttgaactaatgaccttccgtgcaagcactctataggattttctctggtgacgtgatcatcagtcattgatggcctacatctttttcttccatttcgcccaattttcccgaactttgatgacttttttctcagggttggcagtctttggcactgaaacgagttagctagttacgattatacacatataaactattaaattaaacaggtttcatgtaccggactcaaccggaacattgtacattatttaagaacattttgcatctatttttcatcgaaaagtcaccaaaatcttaccttatttgctaaagatgaaactcagcaaaaaacggccgattttgatgaccttttcgatgttttaaaggacattttctacacaacacgatcaagaaaacagtttgactgtagatcccaaaacaaagctactattcatgttcagagcatcagtgaaattccataatcttacttctgggtagcgtttgtttgttcttggatgggtttgttatagttttttccagtaatgatttcgccaagcatcgatcgcggtaaatggatcatacatgaaagtaagtaccattgatagcttttcttttcatgcgtcaaaagataagcggattaaaacttggccgatcgaagtcgttgtggttccttctcatctctttcttccatggtccgGCTTACAAATACACGTTTCTTAACATATAGGTCTGTCATTCCTTTCTTCTTCCAGATTTCATACTAATATTATAAGATGAGATTGTCAATAGAGTTATCTCGATAATATCtgaaatatgaaatatcattgtttctaattttgggaaaaaaagtgtGATGCATTTTCCCAAAAACGTTTAGTGTAGGGAAACCGGGGGTAAAGTGGACCGAATTTTTTTGTTTAGTCAGAACAGGATTGCAAAACACGGGGAGGCAAAAGATTCAAGTGACATTCTTACATTATGACTGCAACTTAACAAAATGACATTTATAAGTTTCCCCAAAGAATGTACTTTAGATCAAATAGAGTGTGATATAGGTTACAAACAGTGATAACGTGTAGCTATGTGTTTTATGAGTATGTGTAAAatgagtttgtttccaaaagggatTACAAAACACTGGAAGGTAAAAGATTTAGGTGATATTCTTACATTACG
Above is a genomic segment from Amphiura filiformis chromosome 10, Afil_fr2py, whole genome shotgun sequence containing:
- the LOC140162779 gene encoding EGF-like repeat and discoidin I-like domain-containing protein 3 isoform X1, which translates into the protein MYKARVLVLLLLVAADASVMAKKEGQGEGQGQGQGQGQGQGQAQGHGHGHGHGHGHGHGRGHGSGSSSEPSSSSSSSSEENNCDPNPCQNGGTCTDENTSYTCTCAVGFTGVNCETPGTCSPLCENGEICILNVNVYTCVTDPCSSYPCFNGGTCTPGDQGQGFTCDCAVGSIGPTCSQADPCSPPCENGEICMTDYGNICMAPVK
- the LOC140162779 gene encoding protein glp-1-like isoform X2; protein product: MYKARVLVLLLLVAADASVMAKKEGQGEGQGQGQGQGQGQGQAQGHGHGHGHGHGHGHGRGHGSGSSSEPSSSSSSSSEENNCDPNPCQNGGTCTDENTSYTCTCAVGFTGVNCETPGTCSPLCENGEICILNVNVYTCVTDPCSSYPCFNGGTCTPGDQGQGFTCDCAVGSIGPTCSQAPVK